One genomic segment of Vespa crabro chromosome 3, iyVesCrab1.2, whole genome shotgun sequence includes these proteins:
- the LOC124423243 gene encoding xaa-Pro aminopeptidase ApepP — protein sequence MAQRTGAVKLARLRELMKNIQVGAIKEEGIQAIVVNSEDAHQSEYLREHDQRLKFISGFTGSLGTAIITIDKALLWTDGRYFTQASAELDPSEEWTLMKEGLLETPTMQAWLASNLPPKSVVGADPNLLSYTKWVTLHTALIAAGHTLLPLEENLIDKVWGNEQPLPTANNIVPQSLHFSGKSAGEKIKLCRDTMKLTSAKILIITALDEVAYLLNLRGSDIPYNPIFFAFVIITMEEVHMFVDVTRLTEPAKQQLKNEGVNLTFHPYNDIHRFLKQKAATCSNDLIWISNGSSYAIHSDCGDMNKHIAISPVSVAKAIKNSIEIEGMKAAHIRDAVALVKYFAWLEDKIKNKKEYVSEISGASQLEKFRTEQKHYIGLSFTTISSVGPHGAIIHYSPSPETDVPITDKEFYLCDSGAQYKDGTTDVTRTIHFGIPTDYQRECFTRVFKGQCRLSSTIFPLKTKGNYLDTLARESLWSVGLNYLHGTGHGIGSYLNVHEQPIGISWKPYPDDPGLQPGMFLSNEPGYYEDKEFGIRLENIELVVTTKTPYKFKNIKFLTFETVTLVPIQTNLLNVSLLTDEEINYLNNYHAKCLKTLSPLLQDPENDQALQWLKRETQPISKQ from the exons ATGGCACAAAGAACTGGAGCTGTAAAATTAGCGAGGCTTCgagaattaatgaaaaatattcaagtTGGTGCtataaaagaggaaggaattCAAGCTATTGTTGTAAATTCAGAGGATGCTCATCAGTCAGAATATTTACGAGAACATGATCAAAGGCTTAAATTTATAAGTGGATTTACCGGATCTCTTGGTACagcaattattacaatagaCAAAGCATTACTTTGGACAGACGGTAGATATTTTACTCAAGCTTCAGCAGAATTAGATCCATCAGAAGAATGGACTCTTATGAAGGAAGGTCTATTGGAGACGCCTACCATGCAGGCTTGGTTGGCTTCTAACTTGCCACCAAAATCTGTGGTCGGGGCAGATCCAAATTTATTAAGTTACACAAAATGGGTTACATTGCATACTGCCCTAATTGCTGCAGGACATACTTTATTACCGcttgaagaaaatttaatagataaaGTATGGGGCAACGAACAACCATTACCAACAGCAAATAACATCGTTCCTCAGTCATTGCATTTTTCTGGTAAAAGTGCAggcgaaaaaataaaattgtgtcGCGATACTATGAAATTGACTAGTGccaaaatattgattattaccGCTCTGGATGAGGTTGCATACCTTTTAAATTTAAGAGGCTCTGACATTCCTTATAATCCTATATTCTTTgcatttgtcattattactatggaAGAAGTACATATGTTTGTCGATGTTACTAGATTAACAGAACCAGCGAaacaacaattaaaaaatgaagggGTAAATCTTACTTTTCATCCATACAACGATATACATAggtttttaaaacaaaaagcaGCTACTTGTTCAAACGATTTAATATGGATAAGTAATGGTTCCAGTTACGCTATTCATTCTGATTGCGGAGATATGAACAAGCATATAGCTATTTCTCCTGTCAGTGTAGCTAAGgcaattaaaaattctatagAAATAGAGGGAATGAAAgctgctcatatacgcgatgCTGTAGCACTTGTGAAATATTTTGCTTGGTTagaggataaaataaaaaataaaaaggaatatgtTTCAGAGATTTCTGGAGCAAGTCAACTTGAAAAATTTAGAAC ggAGCAAAAGCACTACATCGGCTTAAGTTTCACTACTATATCGTCGGTTGGTCCACACGGTGCCATAATTCATTATTCACCATCTCCAGAAACAGACGTTCCAATTACAGACAAAGAATTTTATCTTTGTGACTCAGGAGCACAATACAAAGATGGAACTACAGATGTAACACGAACTATACATTTTGGTATACCTACGGATTATCAACGTGAATGTTTCACACGTGTATTTAAAGGGCAATGTCGTTTGTCATCAacaatttttcctttaaaaacaAAAGGCAATTATTTGGATACTTTAGCCCGCGAAAGCTTATGGAGTGTCGg ACTTAATTATTTACACGGTACGGGACATGGAATAGGATCTTATTTAAATGTTCATGAACAACCAATTGGTATATCTTGGAAACCATATCCCGATGATCCTGGCTTACAACCAGGAATGTTTTTATCCAATG AACCAGGATATTATGAAGATAAGGAATTTGGTATCAGGTTAGAGAACATAGAGTTAGTTGTAACAACGAAAACtccatataaatttaaaaatatcaagttTCTTACATTTGAAACTGTAACGCTTGTTCCAATTCAAACTAATTTGCTCAATGTCTCTTTATTGACGGACGAAGAG attaattatttaaataattatcatgcaAAATGTCTGAAAACATTAAGCCCTTTGCTCCAAGATCCTGAAAATGATCAAGCGCTTCAATGGCTCAAAAGGGAAACGCAACCTATAagcaaacaata a
- the LOC124423244 gene encoding cytochrome c oxidase assembly protein COX15 homolog produces MLNVTRYCSKSLTNSTLTKCLPPWRNLLTNNNRAKVNVFQNVFAPMKRSSFLLSKESLRQSGTIAINYASKANKNSDKIVGSWLLICGGMVFVAVALGGVTRLTESGLSMVTWKLLGEKMPINEEQWHIEFERYKQFPEYKITNKDMTLDEFKRIWWMEYFHRTWGRLIGGVFLIPATYFWFSGMLKSEMKIRVAVLGSLIGLQGLMGWYMVKSGLEDRFNEPSDVPRVSQYRLAAHLGLAFIIYSGFLYNALSYLVPAKKIGNGSLNIENFNAAVKKLTFFRYLVHSTKGMIFLTAMSGAFVAGMDAGLIYNTFPKMADKWIPDDLFAIPQTLRNFTENPTTAQFQHRYLGIFSFVLVNIIAILARNHKLPGYGKTAVNTVLGAGYLQVSLGILTLLYHVPVPLAASHQCGSLILLSSILWLCHELKYVKYVKMLMK; encoded by the exons atgttgAACGTGACACGATATTGTTCAAAGTCCTTAACAAATTCTACTTTAACAAAATGTTTACCGCCTTGgagaaatttattaacgaaCAACAACAGGGCAAAAGTAAATGTATTCCAAAATGTTTTTGCACCAATGAAAAGAAgttcgtttttattgtcaaag GAGTCACTTAGACAATCTGGTACAATAGCTATAAACTATGCGTCAAAGGCAAATAAAAATTCAGATAAAATTGTTGGCTCTTGGTTACTTATTTGCGGTGGAATGGTTTTCGTAGCTGTTGCTTTAG gaGGTGTTACAAGACTTACTGAATCAGGTTTGTCTATGGTTACCTGGAAATTACTTGGGGAAAAAATGCCTATTAACGAAGAACAATGGCATATTGAATTTGAacgttataaacaatttcctGAGTATAAAAT AACTAATAAAGATATGACATTGGatgaatttaaaagaatttgGTGGATGGAATACTTCCATAGAACATGGGGTCGATTAATTGGTGGTGTATTTTTAATACCTGCAACATACTTTTGGTTTTCTGGTATGCTTAAATCAGAAATGAAAATACGTGTTGCGGTATTAGGATCATTAATCGGTTTACAAGGATTAATGGGATGGTATATGGTTAAATCTGGCTTGGAAGATCGTTTTAATGAACCTTCAGATGTACCAAGAGTATCACAGTATCGTCTTGCTGCACATTTAGGATTagcatttataatatattcaggatttttatataatgctCTGAGCTATTTAGTACCtgcaaaaaaaataggaaatggTAGtcttaatattgaaaatttcaatgcagcagtaaaaaaattaacattctTTAGATATTTAGTTCATTCTACTAAAGGGATGATCTTTTTGACTGCTATGTCCGGTGCATTTGTAGCCGGTATGGATGCTGgacttatttataatacttttccAAAAATGGCAGACAAATGGATTCCTGATGATTTATTTGCAATACCTCAGACATTAAGAAATTTTACTGAAAATCCAACCACTGCACAATTTCAACATCGATATCTg ggtatattttcttttgtattagtaaatattattgctattttggCCCGAAATCATAAACTTCCCGGCTATGGGAAAACAGCTGTAAATACTGTATTGGGTGCAGGCTATTTACAAGTTTCTTTAGgtattttaactttattatatcatGTACCAGTACCATTAGCTGCATCTCATCAGTGTGGTAGTCTTATTCTTTTAAGTAGTATACTCTGGCTTTGTCACGagttaaaatatgtaaaatatgtaaaaatgttGATGAAGTga